Proteins encoded together in one Candidatus Atribacteria bacterium ADurb.Bin276 window:
- the trxA_1 gene encoding Thioredoxin, with protein sequence MADSVIELNKANFDVEVLQSTTPVLVDFWASWCMPCRMMAPVVEEIAHDMKDKIKVGKLNTDDSGEIAARYGISAIPTLIVFNGGKEVDRIIGYVAKKAIETKINNIL encoded by the coding sequence ATGGCAGATTCGGTTATCGAACTGAACAAAGCGAATTTTGATGTTGAGGTTCTTCAATCAACTACACCGGTATTGGTTGACTTCTGGGCAAGTTGGTGTATGCCTTGTCGAATGATGGCTCCAGTTGTTGAGGAAATTGCTCATGATATGAAAGATAAGATAAAAGTTGGGAAATTAAATACCGATGATAGCGGTGAAATAGCCGCTCGCTATGGGATTAGTGCTATTCCGACTCTTATTGTATTTAATGGAGGAAAAGAAGTAGACCGGATTATAGGTTATGTAGCTAAAAAGGCCATTGAAACCAAAATTAATAATATCTTATAA
- the plsY gene encoding putative glycerol-3-phosphate acyltransferase produces MSGWWIIGINYLIGSLPFGVIIGWLLRGIDIRKYGSGNIGATNVSRVLGFTPALLAGIADALKGFLGAYLATRFIQNPFLWFLAVFMIVIGHNWSVFLRFKGGKGVATTVGILFYLSYQAAIISFLSWIGMVLISRYSSLGSLTGALLMPIGLYLFNKPPEIIWWGIFACALVFLRHSENIKRLVSGKEHKIGKKGRE; encoded by the coding sequence ATGTCTGGATGGTGGATTATAGGGATTAATTATCTCATCGGATCGCTTCCATTTGGGGTGATTATTGGATGGTTGCTTAGGGGGATAGATATTCGGAAATATGGGAGCGGGAATATCGGCGCTACCAATGTTTCTCGAGTATTAGGATTTACTCCGGCATTATTAGCTGGGATTGCTGATGCTTTAAAAGGTTTTTTAGGGGCTTATTTAGCAACACGTTTTATCCAGAATCCCTTCCTATGGTTTTTAGCGGTTTTCATGATTGTCATAGGTCATAACTGGTCGGTGTTTCTCCGTTTTAAGGGTGGAAAAGGTGTTGCTACAACGGTGGGAATTCTTTTTTACCTTTCCTATCAAGCTGCGATTATTAGCTTTTTATCTTGGATTGGGATGGTATTGATTAGTCGTTATTCCTCTCTGGGTTCTTTGACCGGTGCACTCTTAATGCCCATAGGTTTGTATCTTTTTAATAAGCCTCCAGAAATTATTTGGTGGGGAATATTCGCCTGTGCTCTTGTGTTTTTAAGACACAGTGAGAATATCAAAAGGTTAGTAAGTGGGAAAGAACATAAAATTGGCAAAAAGGGGCGTGAATAA
- the pgdA_3 gene encoding Peptidoglycan-N-acetylglucosamine deacetylase: protein MMNKKGLINIALIFFLVGFFAETVWGLRLNDDQVYGYNCVRLLSSNYRIGKKVALTFDDVPNIYTQKILKILRNYRVKATFFMVGYQVKNNPDLAREIVSHGHEIGNHSYSHRWDGGKTIDVLLQDIEKAESCIVETTGQMPLYLRPPGGLIDENIKKACGMSGYGIVLWTVDSRDWFHTNNRQAILDNVLNNVKSGSIILLHSLFQTVDVLPEIIETLQKRGYQIGPVSSIMSQ from the coding sequence ATGATGAATAAAAAAGGCCTGATCAATATTGCTCTGATTTTTTTTCTGGTAGGTTTCTTTGCAGAAACAGTCTGGGGTTTACGATTGAATGATGATCAGGTCTATGGATATAATTGCGTTCGTCTATTATCCAGTAACTATCGAATTGGTAAAAAAGTCGCCTTGACATTTGATGATGTTCCCAATATCTATACTCAAAAGATATTAAAAATACTGCGTAACTATCGGGTCAAGGCAACCTTTTTTATGGTTGGTTACCAAGTAAAAAATAATCCTGACTTAGCCAGAGAAATTGTGAGTCATGGACATGAAATAGGAAATCATTCTTATTCTCACCGCTGGGATGGTGGGAAAACCATTGATGTTTTACTTCAAGATATTGAAAAGGCTGAAAGTTGTATTGTGGAAACTACCGGTCAGATGCCATTGTACCTTAGACCACCGGGAGGTTTAATTGACGAAAATATCAAGAAAGCTTGTGGGATGAGCGGTTATGGCATTGTGCTTTGGACAGTCGATTCAAGAGATTGGTTCCATACCAACAACCGACAAGCTATATTAGACAATGTTTTAAATAATGTTAAATCTGGCTCTATAATTCTCCTTCATAGTCTTTTTCAAACTGTCGATGTTTTACCAGAGATTATTGAAACTTTGCAAAAACGAGGATATCAAATAGGACCAGTTTCAAGTATAATGAGTCAATAA